The Kineothrix sp. MB12-C1 genome includes a window with the following:
- a CDS encoding DUF6115 domain-containing protein, translating into MSTAEIVLLVIGGIIMVLSYVLPARKDKTEEKAPQIDREQIKELLEKEIADAKYRINDIVDETITYSMEKTERSMERLTNEKIMAVNEYSDFVLETINKSHNEIIFLYDMLTDKHDSLLNAVNEAGKASKEIQQVIQYSVDDKSHPKKEEAKKEEKPASKELPKKNGQVTILPEIKVEFAPIEPEKVVTKRGTRRKTDANKTKIVGNEKKVKSEAVKSEKGIAEETEDGRRNNNEQILILHKLGKSNAEIAKDLGLGVGEVKLVIDLFKAT; encoded by the coding sequence ATGAGTACAGCAGAAATTGTCCTTCTTGTTATTGGTGGCATTATAATGGTACTAAGTTATGTATTGCCCGCCAGAAAGGACAAGACGGAAGAAAAAGCGCCGCAGATCGATAGAGAACAGATAAAAGAGTTGTTGGAAAAAGAAATTGCGGATGCGAAATATCGTATTAATGATATTGTAGATGAGACGATTACTTATTCGATGGAAAAGACCGAACGCTCCATGGAACGATTGACAAATGAGAAAATTATGGCAGTTAATGAGTATTCAGACTTTGTCTTAGAGACAATTAATAAAAGTCATAATGAAATTATCTTTTTATACGATATGCTCACGGATAAGCATGATAGTTTGTTAAATGCAGTAAATGAAGCCGGAAAAGCATCAAAGGAAATACAACAGGTGATACAATATAGTGTAGACGATAAAAGTCACCCTAAGAAGGAAGAGGCGAAGAAGGAAGAAAAGCCGGCAAGTAAGGAATTGCCAAAGAAAAACGGACAAGTAACAATTCTTCCTGAAATAAAAGTCGAGTTTGCCCCGATAGAGCCGGAAAAGGTGGTAACAAAAAGAGGTACAAGGCGCAAGACGGATGCAAACAAAACAAAAATAGTCGGAAATGAAAAAAAAGTAAAGTCGGAAGCAGTAAAATCTGAAAAAGGTATCGCTGAGGAAACGGAAGACGGTAGAAGAAATAACAATGAACAAATATTGATACTTCATAAGTTAGGGAAATCCAATGCGGAAATAGCAAAAGATTTGGGGCTTGGCGTCGGAGAAGTGAAATTAGTCATTGACCTGTTTAAGGCAACTTAA
- a CDS encoding DUF342 domain-containing protein, translating to MNGYFQLICGDKLTKLQVFPPTDGGMAVSMGEILEYLTNRNIAYDNEALHSVIGRNEAYAVVINNETKREERESYKIVVNPDKMTAIVRFYPSSHGGENITKKEFMDDLGFKGIKYGIQEEEIDKYFEKRRYCEDIIVARGKEPRHGSDAYIEYYFKTDLKAKPTLKEDGSVDFFHLNTINHCHKGEVIARLFPEDAGESGTNVAGERIKPRDVKKKVLKYSRNVTLSEDKLSMISEVDGHVTLVDEKVFVSDVLAVDNVDNSTGNIDYEGSVKIKGNVCANFTVKARGNIEVQGVVEGAYLEAGGDIIIARGMNGMNRGILRAQGNIISKFMENTTAMAGGYVSAESILHSTVQSASEITVSGRRGFITGGRVSATNTITVKTLGSSMGADTIIEVGADPTIKVRIQELQKDIMEATKVVRSVQPLLAATQQKLAKGMKLPPDQIQYMKSLIMLNKEKAKEIEEKTEEIDRIQEAIGNMTGAQVVVTGVVFAGTRICIGDVSMVVKNEMQYCKFLKIDGEVKMTAL from the coding sequence ATGAATGGATATTTTCAACTTATTTGTGGAGATAAATTGACGAAGCTACAAGTATTTCCACCTACAGATGGGGGCATGGCGGTTTCTATGGGCGAGATTCTGGAGTATTTGACGAACAGGAATATCGCTTATGATAATGAAGCACTACATTCGGTAATTGGGAGAAATGAAGCTTATGCAGTAGTGATAAACAATGAAACGAAAAGAGAAGAGAGAGAAAGCTATAAAATAGTTGTGAATCCGGACAAGATGACGGCAATTGTTCGTTTTTATCCATCTTCTCATGGCGGCGAAAATATAACCAAGAAAGAATTTATGGATGATCTTGGTTTTAAAGGCATAAAGTATGGTATACAGGAAGAGGAAATTGATAAATATTTCGAAAAAAGACGTTATTGTGAAGATATTATCGTAGCGAGAGGAAAAGAACCGCGCCATGGCAGTGATGCATATATTGAATATTATTTCAAAACTGACTTAAAGGCGAAACCAACGTTAAAAGAAGATGGAAGTGTGGACTTCTTTCATTTAAATACGATAAATCACTGTCATAAAGGCGAGGTAATTGCCAGATTGTTTCCAGAGGATGCAGGTGAATCTGGTACGAACGTTGCAGGAGAGAGAATAAAACCCAGGGACGTTAAAAAGAAAGTATTGAAATATAGCAGAAACGTTACGCTTTCAGAGGATAAGCTCTCAATGATATCCGAAGTGGATGGGCATGTAACTCTGGTGGATGAAAAAGTATTTGTATCGGATGTTCTGGCAGTTGATAACGTGGATAATTCAACGGGGAATATTGACTACGAAGGAAGCGTGAAGATAAAGGGAAATGTCTGTGCTAATTTTACTGTTAAGGCAAGAGGCAATATCGAGGTACAGGGTGTTGTCGAGGGAGCCTATCTCGAGGCGGGCGGCGATATTATTATAGCCAGAGGTATGAATGGCATGAATCGTGGTATTTTAAGAGCACAAGGAAATATCATTTCGAAATTCATGGAAAATACTACGGCGATGGCGGGCGGCTATGTATCTGCAGAGTCTATTTTGCACAGTACTGTTCAGTCAGCGAGTGAGATTACAGTAAGCGGCCGCCGGGGGTTTATCACAGGTGGTCGTGTGAGCGCAACTAATACGATTACTGTTAAGACACTCGGTTCTTCTATGGGAGCAGATACAATTATCGAAGTAGGGGCAGACCCTACGATTAAGGTAAGAATACAGGAACTACAAAAAGATATTATGGAAGCAACGAAGGTCGTTCGTTCTGTGCAGCCTCTTCTGGCTGCAACCCAACAGAAGTTGGCGAAAGGTATGAAACTACCGCCTGATCAAATACAATACATGAAGTCCCTCATTATGTTAAACAAGGAAAAGGCAAAGGAAATAGAAGAAAAAACAGAAGAAATAGATCGAATTCAGGAAGCTATCGGTAACATGACCGGAGCACAGGTTGTTGTGACCGGTGTGGTATTTGCCGGAACAAGAATTTGTATCGGTGATGTATCCATGGTAGTGAAAAACGAAATGCAGTATTGTAAGTTCCTTAAAATTGATGGAGAAGTAAAAATGACAGCACTTTGA
- a CDS encoding FliA/WhiG family RNA polymerase sigma factor: MDETGRKKLWEEYGRAQMPEIREKLILEYAPLVKLVAGRLSMYLGYNVEYDDLVGYGVFGLIDAIDKFDSMKEVKFETYASLRIRGAILDQIRKMDWIPRTIRQRQKKIDTAIKEIEAIHGRNATDEEIAATLGITETEFIEWQSQMKITNVVSLNEFMEQGSEVPIENNRNAHFDSPEEVVEKGELKKMLGEALALLTERERSVIELYYYEDLTLKEISNILEVSESRISQLHTRGLQKMKTKMGNYIGVLTAK; encoded by the coding sequence ATGGACGAAACAGGCAGAAAAAAGCTGTGGGAGGAATACGGAAGGGCCCAGATGCCGGAAATACGTGAAAAGCTTATCTTGGAATACGCTCCGCTTGTTAAACTTGTAGCAGGTAGGCTTAGTATGTATCTGGGTTATAATGTAGAATATGATGATTTGGTGGGATATGGTGTTTTCGGCTTGATCGATGCGATCGATAAATTTGACAGCATGAAAGAGGTAAAGTTCGAAACTTATGCGAGTCTGCGAATTAGGGGAGCTATCCTTGATCAGATACGCAAGATGGATTGGATTCCTCGGACAATAAGACAGCGGCAGAAGAAAATTGATACTGCGATTAAGGAAATAGAAGCGATACACGGAAGAAATGCGACTGATGAGGAAATTGCAGCAACACTTGGGATTACGGAGACGGAATTTATCGAGTGGCAGTCGCAGATGAAAATCACCAATGTTGTATCATTGAATGAATTTATGGAACAGGGAAGTGAAGTTCCTATTGAGAACAATAGAAATGCTCATTTCGACAGCCCGGAAGAAGTAGTAGAAAAGGGAGAATTGAAAAAAATGTTGGGAGAGGCACTCGCCCTTCTTACGGAAAGGGAGCGTAGTGTCATTGAATTATATTATTATGAGGATTTGACATTAAAGGAAATCAGTAATATTTTAGAAGTATCTGAATCGAGGATTTCACAACTGCATACACGGGGGTTGCAGAAGATGAAAACTAAAATGGGGAACTATATAGGCGTATTGACTGCGAAATAA
- a CDS encoding chemotaxis protein CheD — translation MSETIKVGMADLKICVSPDAVTTLGLGSCVGIAIRDPVTKVGGLAHIMLPDSTQIKNNSNIPKFADTGIVELVRQIVAKGANQGRLVAKIAGGAQMFAFQNKSDLVRIGDRNVEATKKKLSELKIPLLAHDTGENYGRTVIFYPETGDFVIRAVGKTERVI, via the coding sequence ATGAGTGAAACAATAAAAGTCGGAATGGCGGACCTTAAAATATGTGTGAGTCCGGATGCCGTCACCACTTTAGGATTAGGGTCTTGTGTTGGTATTGCAATTCGGGACCCTGTTACTAAAGTGGGCGGTCTAGCACACATCATGCTTCCAGATAGCACACAGATTAAAAACAACAGTAATATTCCTAAGTTTGCGGATACAGGAATTGTCGAACTGGTGCGTCAAATAGTCGCGAAAGGAGCAAATCAAGGCCGGCTTGTGGCGAAGATTGCGGGCGGAGCACAGATGTTCGCATTTCAAAATAAATCAGATTTAGTCCGTATTGGAGATAGGAATGTAGAGGCAACGAAGAAGAAATTATCGGAGCTTAAAATACCGCTCTTGGCACATGATACAGGAGAAAATTACGGAAGAACCGTTATATTCTATCCGGAAACAGGAGATTTTGTGATTCGTGCGGTGGGTAAAACGGAAAGGGTAATATAA
- a CDS encoding chemotaxis protein CheC produces the protein MSNLDLETMSQEYFDVLKELGNIGAGNATTALAQMLQCKVDMSVPQVKLLDFQDVASLMGGEEQLMAGIYLGVEGDISGSIMFLLEKDSARHLVSKLMGMTLDGDDFSEMEMSALQEVGNIITGSYLNSLSSLTGLSIYPTIPSLAIDMAGAILSVPAIEFGTLGDKILLIQTQFFDEIQLDGYFILIPDLESYGKILSSLGIM, from the coding sequence GTGTCTAATCTTGATTTGGAGACGATGTCTCAGGAGTATTTTGACGTATTAAAGGAATTGGGTAATATTGGAGCCGGTAATGCGACGACAGCCTTGGCACAGATGCTGCAATGCAAAGTGGACATGTCCGTTCCACAAGTAAAATTGCTTGATTTTCAGGATGTAGCTTCCCTTATGGGGGGGGAAGAGCAGTTAATGGCGGGCATATATCTCGGTGTAGAAGGCGATATCAGCGGAAGCATTATGTTTTTACTTGAGAAAGATTCGGCGAGGCATTTAGTTAGTAAACTTATGGGAATGACCTTAGACGGAGATGATTTTTCAGAAATGGAAATGTCTGCACTGCAGGAGGTTGGTAACATTATAACCGGATCTTACTTGAATTCCTTGTCATCTCTTACAGGATTAAGTATATATCCTACGATTCCATCATTGGCAATAGATATGGCAGGAGCAATTTTAAGCGTTCCCGCAATTGAATTTGGAACTTTAGGAGATAAAATACTATTGATTCAAACGCAGTTTTTTGATGAGATTCAGTTGGATGGCTATTTTATCCTGATTCCTGATTTGGAGTCTTACGGAAAGATACTGTCTTCTCTCGGGATTATGTGA
- a CDS encoding chemotaxis protein CheW has translation MEELKVGTESDVTQFIVVRLGEEQYGINIKYVDNIVRMQHITRVPKVQEYLRGVINLRGEVIPVMSIRLKMELDLDEYTKSTRIIILKLEQQGNIGVIVDEVKEVVTLDQSQIEKVAYDSKEERENFIFAIGKYGDGGLISLLDLNTVVLDRENA, from the coding sequence ATGGAAGAATTAAAAGTAGGCACAGAGAGTGACGTTACTCAATTCATAGTAGTACGCCTTGGTGAAGAACAGTATGGTATCAATATTAAATATGTGGATAACATTGTTCGTATGCAGCATATTACCAGAGTTCCCAAGGTGCAGGAATATTTACGCGGAGTTATCAATTTGCGCGGCGAAGTGATTCCTGTTATGAGTATTCGCTTGAAGATGGAACTCGATTTGGATGAATATACGAAGTCCACCAGAATTATCATTTTAAAGTTGGAGCAACAGGGTAATATCGGCGTAATTGTCGATGAAGTGAAAGAGGTAGTTACCCTGGATCAGTCACAGATTGAAAAAGTAGCATATGACAGTAAAGAAGAGCGTGAAAACTTTATTTTTGCAATTGGAAAGTATGGGGATGGAGGATTGATATCCCTTCTTGACTTGAATACGGTTGTACTGGATAGAGAGAACGCATAG
- a CDS encoding chemotaxis protein CheA, translating to MDVSQYLEIFLDETKEHLQSLNTEILNLEQEPDNANTINEIFRAAHSLKGMAGTMGYKRMQALTHDMENVFSEVRNGTIKVKGNMIDILFRCLDALEEYLNAIQETGDEGTNDNEPLIKLLNEVLDSKGSESAPVAKAAEAVAIPAEDVKVEKWQDIAFDDTQKRVLKEAARQNKHVYGITVKVQETCILKAARAFLVFKALEELGEIIVSTPPVQDIEDEKFDLDFSLIFISDSPLDKVLNAVKHVSEIEKVQGADIDKERFLSISDIESEDTGSVVSDQNTSLEQVQTERQLQQTGTATKAAEKKTQASKPMVNRTVRVDIEKLDVLMNLVSELIIAKNSLVSVSGGESAKSNGFNEQIEYLESVTTNLHESVMKVRMVPIESVVNKFPRMIRDLSKKLDKQMELYMTGEETELDRTVVDEIGDPLMHLLRNAADHGLESAQVRKEKGKPKVGSIFLDAYQDGNNVIIEVRDDGAGINTEAVKAKAISRGIITVDQGENMSDQEIVNLLFHAGFSTADVVSDVSGRGVGLDVVKSKIEALSGEVEVKSKIGEGSIWTIRLPLTLAIIQALMVDVGGEKYAVSLGSIQTIEDISPSEIKTVQNKEVIHLRGVVIPLIRLSGVLDIESKKDPEDNMTVVIVKKGSRLAGLVVDELMGQQEIVIKSLGRYITKCKIISGATILGDGEVALILDTNALF from the coding sequence ATGGACGTAAGCCAATATCTCGAAATTTTCCTTGATGAAACAAAAGAACATTTGCAAAGCTTGAATACTGAAATATTAAATCTGGAGCAAGAACCGGATAATGCGAATACGATTAATGAAATCTTCCGTGCGGCACATTCCTTGAAGGGAATGGCAGGGACGATGGGGTATAAGAGAATGCAGGCGCTTACCCATGATATGGAGAATGTATTCTCAGAAGTACGTAATGGTACAATCAAGGTAAAAGGGAATATGATCGATATCCTTTTCCGGTGTCTGGATGCGTTAGAAGAATATTTGAATGCAATACAGGAAACGGGCGATGAGGGAACGAACGACAACGAACCTTTAATTAAGCTTTTAAATGAAGTTCTGGACAGTAAGGGAAGCGAATCAGCACCGGTCGCAAAAGCAGCAGAGGCTGTTGCCATTCCTGCCGAAGATGTAAAAGTGGAGAAATGGCAGGATATTGCATTCGATGATACGCAAAAACGTGTCTTAAAGGAAGCTGCCAGACAGAACAAACATGTATATGGAATTACGGTAAAAGTGCAGGAAACCTGTATTTTAAAGGCTGCGAGAGCATTTCTTGTTTTTAAGGCCCTTGAAGAGTTGGGTGAAATTATTGTGTCGACCCCACCGGTGCAGGATATTGAGGATGAAAAATTCGACTTGGACTTCAGTTTGATTTTTATTTCTGACAGCCCGTTAGATAAAGTGCTCAATGCAGTTAAGCATGTTTCCGAGATTGAAAAAGTACAGGGAGCAGATATCGATAAAGAGAGATTTTTATCCATATCCGATATAGAGTCTGAGGATACAGGAAGTGTGGTTTCCGATCAGAATACATCGTTGGAGCAGGTTCAGACAGAAAGACAGCTTCAACAGACCGGCACTGCAACGAAAGCGGCTGAGAAGAAGACACAGGCATCGAAGCCGATGGTAAATAGAACGGTTCGAGTAGATATAGAGAAGCTGGATGTACTTATGAACCTGGTAAGTGAGCTTATTATCGCAAAGAACTCTTTGGTATCTGTATCCGGTGGAGAGAGTGCAAAAAGCAATGGGTTCAATGAACAAATTGAATATCTGGAGAGTGTGACGACTAATCTGCATGAATCGGTAATGAAGGTTCGAATGGTTCCGATTGAAAGTGTAGTGAATAAGTTCCCGAGAATGATTCGCGACCTTTCTAAGAAGTTAGACAAGCAGATGGAACTGTATATGACGGGTGAAGAGACTGAGTTGGATCGTACGGTAGTGGATGAAATTGGAGATCCTTTGATGCATTTGCTTCGTAATGCAGCGGATCACGGTCTAGAATCGGCACAGGTTCGTAAAGAAAAAGGAAAACCGAAGGTAGGTTCTATTTTCCTCGATGCTTATCAGGACGGCAATAACGTTATTATCGAAGTAAGAGATGACGGTGCAGGAATCAACACAGAAGCTGTGAAGGCAAAAGCGATAAGCAGAGGTATTATCACAGTAGATCAGGGCGAGAATATGTCTGACCAGGAAATTGTGAATCTCTTATTCCATGCCGGATTCTCTACAGCAGATGTGGTATCTGATGTGTCAGGAAGAGGGGTTGGACTTGACGTTGTAAAGTCTAAGATTGAAGCCTTAAGCGGTGAAGTAGAAGTTAAGAGTAAGATAGGAGAGGGAAGTATATGGACTATCCGTCTGCCGTTGACTCTTGCGATTATTCAGGCACTTATGGTAGATGTGGGTGGAGAAAAATATGCAGTTTCTCTCGGTTCGATTCAGACGATTGAAGATATATCTCCAAGTGAAATTAAGACGGTACAGAATAAAGAAGTAATTCATTTAAGGGGAGTCGTTATTCCACTTATCAGATTGAGCGGTGTGCTCGATATTGAGAGCAAGAAGGATCCGGAAGATAATATGACGGTTGTTATCGTTAAAAAAGGTAGTCGATTGGCAGGTCTTGTGGTGGATGAACTTATGGGACAGCAGGAAATCGTTATCAAATCTTTGGGCAGATATATTACAAAATGTAAGATTATCAGCGGAGCAACTATTTTGGGCGATGGTGAGGTTGCCCTTATTCTGGACACGAATGCGTTGTTTTAA
- a CDS encoding CheB methylesterase domain-containing protein, with product MSNNDDFALMRREVCDIMDTDKRFLEKQDWKCRGNAKKVVELMNRNTGQLSGNKVVAIASSTGGPKALQTVITKLPAKLNAPVIIVQHMPAGFTASLAERLNSLSELQVKEAEDGDVLAAGMVYIARGGKHLNVRYAGNRHVIYYSDEPNREGVKPCANYMYESLAGSRYSEIVCVVMTGMGADGTKGITYLKNEKKVHVVAQEEESCAVYGMPRNIVNAGLSDKVIPLEGIAQEIIMNVGVI from the coding sequence GTGTCGAATAATGATGACTTTGCACTCATGAGAAGGGAAGTCTGTGATATAATGGACACAGATAAAAGATTCTTGGAAAAGCAGGACTGGAAATGTCGTGGAAACGCGAAAAAGGTAGTAGAGCTTATGAATAGAAATACAGGTCAGTTATCAGGTAATAAGGTAGTGGCAATTGCGAGCTCTACCGGCGGACCGAAAGCTTTGCAAACGGTGATTACCAAATTGCCGGCGAAATTAAACGCTCCGGTCATAATTGTACAGCATATGCCCGCTGGCTTTACAGCATCTTTGGCAGAGAGATTGAATTCTCTTAGCGAATTACAGGTAAAAGAAGCTGAAGATGGAGATGTGTTAGCCGCTGGCATGGTGTATATTGCTAGAGGCGGGAAACACCTTAATGTGCGCTATGCAGGTAATCGTCATGTGATTTATTATTCGGATGAGCCTAATAGAGAGGGTGTAAAGCCTTGTGCCAATTATATGTATGAATCTCTGGCAGGCAGCCGCTACAGTGAGATTGTATGTGTGGTAATGACAGGAATGGGCGCTGATGGAACCAAAGGAATTACTTATCTGAAAAATGAAAAAAAGGTACATGTAGTTGCACAAGAGGAAGAAAGCTGCGCGGTATATGGTATGCCCAGGAATATAGTGAACGCAGGACTTTCCGATAAAGTTATACCTCTTGAAGGCATTGCACAGGAAATCATAATGAACGTGGGGGTAATATAA
- a CDS encoding flagellar brake protein translates to MASEILSKYVIPGSKVDIREEIKKENEGKIESEIRVYSSQVYDVLAEDRIEIAMPMKKAKLIVLSIDREYILSFYTDTSIYQCRAKVVDRTKRNNVYLLTMQVIGKLSKEQRREYFRFSCALQVDIRELEPLEIEALERKIKKEEFVIPDLPYKKGVIVDISGGGLRFISDFKYDVNSVLLCKYQLDGDKGMKVYDLLGKVLHVKAMENREGTFECRVQYINIDKETREEIIKFIFGEERKILRKKGDDQ, encoded by the coding sequence ATGGCAAGTGAAATTTTATCAAAATATGTGATACCGGGGAGTAAAGTTGATATAAGGGAAGAAATAAAGAAAGAGAACGAAGGGAAAATCGAGTCGGAGATTAGAGTATATTCGAGTCAAGTATATGATGTTTTAGCGGAGGATAGAATTGAGATTGCTATGCCTATGAAAAAGGCAAAACTCATTGTTCTTTCCATCGACAGAGAATACATTTTGTCTTTTTATACGGATACAAGTATTTATCAGTGCCGTGCTAAAGTGGTTGATAGAACGAAAAGAAATAATGTCTATCTTCTCACCATGCAAGTAATCGGCAAGTTGAGTAAGGAACAGAGACGGGAGTATTTTCGGTTCAGTTGTGCGCTTCAGGTGGATATCAGGGAATTAGAGCCCCTGGAAATAGAGGCTCTTGAAAGAAAGATAAAGAAAGAAGAATTTGTAATTCCGGATCTTCCTTATAAAAAGGGTGTGATTGTAGATATTAGCGGCGGCGGACTTCGTTTTATCTCGGATTTCAAGTATGATGTAAATAGTGTGCTTTTATGTAAGTATCAGCTCGATGGTGATAAAGGAATGAAGGTATACGATCTGCTCGGCAAGGTTCTTCATGTAAAAGCGATGGAGAATAGAGAAGGTACATTCGAGTGTCGGGTACAATATATTAATATCGATAAAGAAACACGGGAAGAAATTATTAAATTTATTTTCGGTGAAGAGAGAAAAATTTTAAGAAAGAAAGGCGACGACCAATAA
- a CDS encoding MinD/ParA family protein, giving the protein MDQAQQLRNIIKANNHSQKPLARVITVTSGKGGVGKSNTSINLAIQFRKMGQRVVILDADFGLANIEIMFGTVPKHNLSDLIYQGKSIKEIITWGPMEVGFISGGSGIAGLSNLTKENIAFIIQKLSELDSIADVIIIDTGAGISEAVLGFLVASQEILLVTTPEPTSITDSYSLLKALNRHPDFSKEETKIRMIANKVLKRGDGESLYHKLYSVVTRYLEIPMEYLGEVPEDGQLSKAVMQQKPVSMENPTAKSALAYEELTAILANKEINKTGSRRGMTAFLSHILSRKK; this is encoded by the coding sequence ATGGACCAGGCGCAGCAGTTAAGAAATATTATAAAAGCCAACAACCATTCGCAAAAACCGCTGGCACGTGTTATCACGGTTACCAGTGGAAAAGGAGGAGTGGGTAAATCCAACACATCCATCAATCTGGCAATCCAATTTCGAAAAATGGGACAGAGAGTGGTTATTCTCGATGCAGATTTTGGGCTTGCGAATATTGAAATCATGTTTGGAACGGTACCGAAGCACAATTTAAGCGATTTAATCTATCAGGGGAAAAGTATTAAGGAAATTATTACATGGGGACCGATGGAGGTAGGTTTTATCTCGGGAGGTTCAGGCATTGCAGGATTATCCAATCTTACGAAGGAAAACATTGCTTTTATTATTCAGAAACTATCCGAACTCGATTCCATTGCAGATGTTATCATTATTGATACCGGAGCCGGAATATCTGAAGCGGTACTTGGGTTTCTCGTAGCTAGTCAGGAAATCTTACTCGTGACGACGCCGGAACCAACATCGATTACAGACTCCTATTCGTTGCTGAAAGCTTTGAATAGACATCCGGATTTTTCGAAAGAGGAAACAAAGATTCGAATGATCGCTAACAAGGTGTTGAAAAGAGGGGATGGAGAGAGTCTGTATCATAAGCTTTATTCCGTTGTCACAAGATATTTAGAGATTCCGATGGAATACTTGGGAGAAGTACCGGAGGATGGACAGCTTAGCAAGGCAGTAATGCAGCAAAAGCCTGTATCGATGGAGAATCCGACTGCGAAATCAGCGCTTGCCTATGAAGAGCTGACAGCGATATTGGCAAATAAAGAAATTAATAAAACCGGGAGCAGGAGAGGAATGACAGCATTCCTTTCTCATATATTAAGTAGAAAGAAATAA
- the flhF gene encoding flagellar biosynthesis protein FlhF has protein sequence MIIKKFQGKTENEAVEAAKRELGQNIVIMNVRGVRRKGIFRFFHSEMTEVTVALEEENERYYPPRREEVKEPVSGMANRSFVVENLDEQKRDNSLLEEKLDNLHSLLEQQLQRSDQEKQEEDEEKLSELEKFTKVLYNTMLDNEVSEQYANQIIDEIEKNVKPNMPFDYALANIYQKMVLKFGKPISITPAEDGAKVIFFIGPTGVGKTTTIAKIASRYIVDEKKQVALLTADTYRIAAAEQLRTYANILEVPFRVVYSSDEIMAAIKAFAEFDYIFVDTSGHSYQNEEQKANTESILRSVDGLAEKEIFLVLSATTKYRDLLRIVDSYSQITDYKLIFTKLDETSTMGNLLNIKLHTGASLSYVTSGQNVPDDIEEFNPQKTVKTLLSGQK, from the coding sequence ATGATAATTAAGAAATTCCAAGGAAAAACAGAAAATGAGGCGGTCGAGGCTGCCAAAAGAGAACTGGGCCAGAATATTGTCATCATGAATGTTAGAGGTGTGAGAAGGAAAGGGATTTTCCGCTTCTTCCATTCTGAGATGACGGAGGTTACTGTTGCTCTTGAGGAAGAAAATGAGAGATATTATCCGCCGAGAAGAGAAGAGGTAAAAGAGCCTGTGTCGGGAATGGCGAACAGGTCTTTCGTAGTAGAAAATCTGGATGAACAAAAAAGGGACAACTCTCTTTTGGAGGAGAAGCTTGATAATCTTCATTCTCTCTTAGAACAGCAGTTACAGCGTTCGGATCAGGAAAAGCAGGAAGAAGATGAAGAGAAGTTAAGTGAGCTGGAGAAGTTTACAAAGGTATTATATAACACTATGTTGGATAATGAGGTCAGCGAGCAATATGCCAACCAAATTATCGATGAAATTGAGAAAAATGTAAAGCCTAACATGCCTTTTGATTATGCTTTGGCGAATATTTATCAAAAGATGGTTCTAAAGTTTGGGAAGCCAATAAGTATTACACCGGCAGAAGATGGGGCGAAGGTAATCTTTTTCATAGGTCCGACAGGTGTTGGAAAGACAACGACGATAGCTAAAATCGCTTCTAGATATATTGTGGATGAGAAGAAGCAGGTGGCGCTGCTAACGGCGGATACGTACCGTATTGCAGCGGCTGAACAGCTTCGTACCTATGCTAACATTCTTGAAGTTCCTTTTCGTGTCGTATATTCTTCGGATGAAATTATGGCAGCGATTAAAGCTTTCGCTGAATTCGATTATATCTTCGTAGATACTTCCGGGCATTCTTATCAGAATGAAGAGCAGAAGGCTAATACCGAAAGTATTCTACGCTCTGTTGATGGATTGGCAGAAAAGGAAATCTTCCTGGTGCTTAGTGCGACGACCAAATACAGGGATTTACTTCGTATTGTTGATTCTTATTCACAGATTACAGATTATAAGTTAATATTTACTAAATTAGATGAAACGTCAACGATGGGCAATTTGTTAAATATCAAATTGCATACAGGTGCTTCGTTGTCATATGTTACCAGCGGACAGAATGTACCCGATGATATCGAGGAATTCAATCCCCAGAAGACTGTAAAAACATTACTTAGCGGACAAAAATAG